In Phormidium ambiguum IAM M-71, one DNA window encodes the following:
- a CDS encoding PAS domain S-box protein — translation MITLPGITIHSKIHESLASLVYRGIREQDNCAVIAKVLKQDYPSPQELTRYRQEYEITRFLDIKGVVKAYSQQDYQRTLVILLEDFGGESLECWMRQQLDFSPMPLSVFLDMAIAITDTLGKIHAAHVIHKDINPGNIVFNPRTGVVKIIDFGIATRFSRTNPTFKSLHLLEGTPSYLSPEQTGRMNRMLDYRTDFYSLGVTFYELLTGQLPFPTKDLLELVHCHIARPPTPPHELNATIPQPVSNLILKLMAKNAEDRYQSAWGIKADLEHCAQQLAEVGQINDISLGLQDVSEQFRIPQKLYGREAEIAALWVAFDRVTGRKAVREMMLVSGYAGIGKTSLVQELFKPITAKHGYFIWGKFDQFRRNIPYSAIVDALQKLVQQLLSEPNEQVEVWRSRLLTSLGSNGQIILDVIPEVEFIIGKQPPVPEVGATEAQNRFNLTFQRFVRAFCAKEHPLVIFLDDLQWIDSATLKLIELILLDEQIQYLFLIGAYRNNELTPAHPLVLMLESLRNQGAVFQEIILTPLTLEPLTQLIAETLHCNPDAVRSLAQVVLRKTEGNPFFVGEFLKLLHSENLLTFDAQQLSWQWNLTEIEAQDITDNVVELLLRQLQKLPEATQQVLSIAACVGSEFDLETLAIVCEKSPKAIFQDLLAAIQAGLIQPLSELDEDLLVQEYKFLHDRVQQAAYALIDESQKQVVHLQIGRNLLEKTSPEQRSERLLEIIDHLNQGLELVTARSERTEIARLNLMAGQKAKAATAYEAAFKYFNTGLKLLNSESWQREYDLTLALYSEAAEAAYLQGCFDKIEQLVEVVLDRARTVVDKVQVYDSRIQGYLSQGNLKEALKTGSEALKLLGIDFIENPSQADVERELESTAALLAEREIEDLINLPKMTAPELLAAMYILANIMGAAYTVSSELMMLIACKMVNLSINYGNATWSPQSYAAYGFVLCGVVQDIELGYKFGQLALSLVERLDTKKGKAKALQIFSENVMQWKVHLRKVVPFLVDTYQNGVETGDFEFAGYALYNACCRSFFVGEELTQLEQKTATYSKASGQIRRENPSTWIAIVWQTILNLLDRSENPSRLVGRVCNEEQALPHAFAVKDRIAIQMLYLHKVILCYLFEEYYQAVQTAILARKHFEEASAIKFLPVFCFYHSLTLLSLLLDASNSEKVAWLNCVNTNQEKMQKWAEHAPMNYLHKFHLVEAEKARVLGRFLEAEEFYERAIAGAAENEYIQEEALAYELAAKHYLARGRDKIAQTYMKEAHYCYDRWGATAKVKDLETRYPKFFCQSSRVASASIPITAETITNPFHTAFDLAAVMKASQAISREIELKQLLRSLMQILIENAGAQTGYLILENSGEWSIEAACELNADENACATQVLQSIPIADQLPESIIQYVIRTLKPVTLNDATREGAFINEPYIQQNQPKSIFCLPLLNQAKLVGVLYLENRLAAGVFTPERSQVLQLLSTQAAIAIENAKLYSELRAKESKITQFLEAIPVGIAIVDAAGRPYYINQCGNQLTGKETDTSIAPEQISEAYQLYVAGTDQIYPAESLPIVRALRGERIRTEDIEIRRNQVSILIEAQATPIFDQQGNITYAIATFQDITERKQAEKLLADYNCTLEQQIAERTAALQRSEAKFRAIFENSQVGIYRTRICDGLILDANQRFADLLGFDSPEEIIGLEHTTGFNVNPNDRQQFIEVLKRDREVRSFEIQMQKRDGTVFWGLFSSYLNAGDDYVEGVVADISDRKQAEVALQMSEERLRLALTASNQGLYDMNLKTEEIVVNPEYALMLGYDPATFQETKSRWVESLHPDDRESMVAVYSGFMTGEAPNYRAEYRLRTRDGQWKWILSVGKIVAWNDFGEPMRALGVYMDIGDRKQAEAALQASESKLRTLIEAIPDPLFVLSAEGRLLEIIVQEPNLLWQPYEEMIGQTMHQIGKEQADEFLGYIQQVLRTQQTLTVEYSVFLNGREAWFSARIAPVGHDQVIWLARDITLQKQAEAASILEERNRMAREIHDTLAQAFTGILAQVGAAKQVLTDDVEATGAHLDLIRELARTGLSEARRSVVALRPQLLEEGSLQIALHRLIAQIRTAAMDTTLYYEIEGAVYSLPTEVESNLLRMGQEALTNAIKHANADEIRVELIYDRDRFCLRVKDNGQGFGVGSIPSSEGFGLLGMSERAERIGAQLTIKSQPGQGTEMIVTVNRE, via the coding sequence ATGATTACCCTGCCTGGAATTACTATCCATAGCAAAATCCATGAGAGCTTAGCTTCTTTAGTGTATCGGGGTATCAGAGAGCAAGATAACTGTGCAGTGATTGCCAAAGTTCTCAAGCAGGATTATCCTTCTCCTCAGGAATTAACTCGCTATCGGCAGGAGTATGAAATTACTCGTTTTCTGGACATTAAAGGCGTAGTCAAGGCATACAGCCAGCAAGACTACCAGCGCACACTGGTTATTCTTTTGGAAGACTTTGGTGGAGAGTCTTTAGAATGCTGGATGCGGCAACAATTAGACTTCTCGCCCATGCCGTTGTCGGTTTTTTTGGATATGGCGATCGCCATTACTGATACTCTAGGCAAAATCCATGCGGCTCATGTCATCCATAAAGATATTAATCCTGGCAACATTGTCTTTAATCCGAGGACTGGCGTTGTCAAAATCATCGATTTTGGCATTGCCACTCGCTTCAGTCGCACCAATCCCACATTCAAAAGCCTCCATCTTCTAGAAGGAACCCCTTCATACCTGTCGCCAGAGCAAACCGGGCGAATGAACCGGATGCTCGACTATCGTACTGATTTCTACTCACTGGGCGTAACCTTCTACGAACTGTTGACAGGACAATTACCCTTTCCCACTAAAGATCTTCTGGAACTAGTTCACTGCCACATTGCTAGACCACCGACTCCTCCGCACGAATTGAACGCGACGATTCCCCAACCTGTTTCAAACCTAATTTTGAAACTGATGGCAAAAAATGCAGAGGATCGTTATCAAAGTGCCTGGGGCATCAAAGCAGATCTAGAGCACTGTGCCCAACAACTGGCGGAAGTGGGTCAGATTAACGACATATCGTTGGGACTGCAAGATGTTTCCGAGCAGTTCCGCATTCCTCAAAAACTGTATGGGCGAGAAGCGGAGATTGCAGCATTATGGGTGGCGTTTGACAGGGTGACAGGGCGTAAGGCAGTCCGTGAAATGATGCTGGTCTCTGGTTATGCTGGCATCGGCAAAACATCATTGGTACAGGAACTCTTTAAACCGATCACCGCAAAGCACGGCTATTTTATCTGGGGTAAATTTGACCAATTCCGGCGCAATATTCCCTACAGCGCAATCGTCGATGCCCTACAAAAATTGGTGCAGCAACTATTGAGTGAACCCAATGAACAGGTAGAAGTATGGCGATCGCGTCTACTCACTTCTTTGGGAAGCAACGGACAAATTATCCTAGATGTCATTCCCGAAGTTGAGTTCATTATTGGCAAGCAGCCCCCTGTGCCCGAAGTTGGAGCAACAGAAGCACAGAATCGCTTCAATCTCACGTTTCAAAGGTTTGTGCGGGCGTTTTGTGCAAAAGAGCATCCCCTAGTCATCTTTTTAGACGATCTACAGTGGATCGATTCTGCGACGTTGAAGTTAATCGAACTCATCTTACTGGATGAGCAAATCCAATATCTGTTTCTGATCGGAGCCTACCGAAATAACGAACTGACTCCAGCGCATCCGTTGGTTTTAATGCTAGAGAGCTTGCGAAACCAGGGAGCAGTATTTCAGGAAATCATCCTGACCCCCTTAACACTAGAACCGTTGACTCAACTGATAGCTGAGACATTACATTGCAATCCTGATGCCGTTCGTTCCTTGGCCCAAGTTGTGTTGCGTAAAACCGAGGGCAACCCTTTCTTTGTTGGTGAATTTTTGAAGCTGCTGCATAGCGAAAACCTGTTAACCTTTGATGCCCAACAGTTGAGTTGGCAGTGGAACTTAACTGAGATTGAAGCTCAAGATATCACTGATAATGTGGTGGAGTTGCTGCTGCGTCAGTTGCAAAAATTGCCGGAAGCAACACAGCAAGTTCTCTCCATCGCTGCTTGTGTTGGGTCTGAGTTTGATTTGGAAACGTTGGCGATCGTTTGCGAAAAATCACCGAAAGCAATTTTCCAGGATCTACTAGCAGCAATACAAGCGGGATTAATTCAACCTCTGTCTGAATTGGACGAAGATTTGTTGGTTCAAGAGTACAAGTTTCTGCACGATCGCGTTCAGCAAGCGGCTTATGCTTTGATTGATGAATCGCAGAAACAGGTTGTTCATCTCCAAATTGGTCGCAATCTCCTCGAAAAAACTTCACCAGAGCAACGATCCGAGCGGTTGCTTGAAATCATCGATCATCTCAATCAAGGACTTGAGCTAGTCACTGCTCGATCAGAACGAACTGAAATTGCCAGATTGAATTTAATGGCAGGTCAGAAAGCAAAGGCAGCAACGGCTTATGAAGCAGCTTTTAAGTATTTCAATACAGGGCTTAAACTCCTCAATTCAGAGAGTTGGCAGCGTGAGTACGATCTCACCTTGGCGCTGTACTCAGAAGCAGCAGAAGCGGCGTATCTCCAGGGTTGCTTTGATAAGATAGAACAGTTGGTAGAAGTGGTACTCGATCGTGCCAGAACAGTAGTTGACAAAGTGCAAGTTTACGATAGCAGAATTCAAGGATATTTGTCACAGGGCAACCTGAAAGAAGCACTAAAAACTGGATCTGAAGCGTTAAAGCTCTTGGGAATAGATTTCATAGAAAATCCAAGTCAGGCAGATGTTGAAAGGGAATTGGAGTCAACGGCTGCACTACTTGCTGAACGAGAAATCGAAGACTTAATCAATTTACCAAAGATGACCGCACCAGAACTGCTGGCAGCAATGTATATCCTGGCGAATATCATGGGTGCTGCATATACGGTGTCATCAGAACTGATGATGCTAATTGCTTGCAAAATGGTGAATTTATCAATCAACTACGGCAATGCTACTTGGTCACCACAGAGTTATGCTGCCTACGGATTTGTTTTATGTGGAGTTGTTCAAGACATTGAACTCGGCTACAAATTTGGTCAATTGGCTCTAAGCTTGGTAGAACGATTGGATACCAAAAAAGGCAAGGCTAAAGCATTACAGATATTTAGTGAAAATGTCATGCAGTGGAAGGTTCATCTTAGGAAAGTAGTACCATTTCTGGTTGATACTTATCAAAACGGAGTGGAAACCGGAGATTTTGAATTTGCTGGCTATGCTTTATATAATGCCTGTTGTCGCTCGTTTTTTGTTGGTGAGGAACTCACCCAATTAGAACAAAAAACGGCAACCTACAGCAAAGCGAGCGGACAAATCAGACGAGAAAATCCCTCAACTTGGATTGCAATAGTGTGGCAGACCATTCTTAATTTGTTAGATAGGTCTGAGAATCCCAGTCGCTTAGTTGGTCGGGTGTGTAATGAAGAGCAGGCATTACCACACGCCTTTGCAGTTAAAGATAGAATTGCGATTCAAATGTTATATCTGCACAAAGTTATACTGTGTTATCTATTTGAAGAATATTATCAAGCTGTACAGACTGCTATTTTGGCAAGAAAACATTTTGAAGAAGCGTCAGCAATAAAGTTTTTACCTGTATTCTGTTTCTACCATTCTCTGACGCTTTTGAGCTTATTGCTCGATGCTTCAAACTCTGAAAAAGTAGCTTGGCTAAACTGTGTTAACACCAACCAAGAAAAGATGCAGAAATGGGCAGAACACGCCCCAATGAATTATCTACATAAATTTCATCTGGTTGAGGCAGAGAAAGCGCGAGTTTTAGGGCGGTTTCTTGAGGCTGAGGAGTTTTATGAACGGGCGATCGCAGGTGCTGCTGAAAATGAGTATATTCAAGAAGAAGCATTAGCGTATGAATTGGCTGCAAAACATTATCTGGCACGAGGCCGCGACAAAATTGCTCAAACTTATATGAAAGAGGCGCACTATTGCTACGATCGCTGGGGCGCAACCGCTAAAGTTAAAGACTTAGAAACTCGCTATCCAAAGTTCTTTTGTCAGTCATCTAGAGTCGCTTCCGCATCAATTCCTATTACTGCTGAAACTATCACTAATCCCTTTCATACTGCTTTCGATTTAGCAGCAGTGATGAAAGCTTCACAGGCGATTTCTCGTGAAATTGAACTGAAGCAATTGCTGCGATCGCTGATGCAAATTTTAATTGAAAACGCTGGCGCACAAACCGGATATCTGATTTTAGAAAACTCAGGGGAATGGTCGATTGAAGCAGCTTGTGAACTCAATGCCGATGAAAATGCTTGTGCGACTCAGGTGTTACAGTCTATTCCAATTGCCGATCAATTACCAGAATCAATCATTCAATATGTGATTCGGACTCTAAAGCCTGTCACCTTAAATGATGCGACTCGTGAAGGTGCTTTTATTAATGAGCCATACATTCAACAGAACCAGCCTAAATCTATTTTCTGTTTGCCGCTGCTGAATCAAGCCAAGCTGGTCGGTGTATTGTATTTAGAAAATCGGTTAGCAGCCGGAGTATTTACACCAGAGCGATCGCAGGTCTTGCAGCTATTATCGACTCAAGCCGCGATCGCCATCGAAAATGCCAAGCTTTACTCAGAACTGCGGGCTAAAGAAAGCAAGATCACCCAGTTTCTTGAAGCGATTCCGGTGGGAATTGCGATCGTGGATGCGGCGGGTCGCCCTTACTATATCAATCAATGTGGCAATCAACTCACGGGCAAAGAAACTGATACTTCCATAGCACCGGAGCAGATCTCAGAGGCTTATCAGCTTTATGTAGCGGGAACGGATCAAATCTATCCAGCGGAGAGTTTGCCCATTGTGCGGGCATTAAGGGGCGAACGCATCAGAACTGAAGATATCGAAATTCGTCGAAATCAGGTCTCAATTCTAATTGAGGCACAGGCAACACCAATTTTTGATCAACAGGGCAATATTACTTATGCGATCGCTACCTTTCAAGACATTACAGAGCGCAAACAAGCCGAGAAACTCCTAGCCGACTACAACTGCACTTTAGAGCAACAGATCGCAGAACGAACTGCTGCGTTACAACGCAGTGAAGCCAAGTTCCGAGCTATCTTTGAAAACTCCCAGGTTGGCATCTACCGCACTCGCATCTGTGATGGATTAATTCTTGATGCCAATCAACGCTTTGCCGATCTGCTTGGCTTTGATTCGCCAGAAGAGATCATTGGGCTGGAACATACTACAGGCTTTAATGTAAATCCCAATGATCGCCAACAATTCATTGAGGTACTGAAGCGAGATCGGGAAGTGCGAAGCTTTGAAATCCAGATGCAAAAACGAGATGGGACAGTGTTCTGGGGGCTTTTCTCTTCTTATCTGAATGCAGGCGATGACTACGTCGAAGGGGTGGTTGCAGATATTAGCGATCGCAAACAAGCAGAAGTCGCTCTACAGATGAGTGAAGAACGACTACGCTTAGCATTAACCGCTTCAAATCAGGGACTCTACGATATGAATCTCAAAACTGAAGAAATCGTGGTTAACCCAGAATACGCTCTAATGCTGGGCTACGATCCGGCAACATTTCAAGAGACCAAATCCAGGTGGGTTGAGAGTTTGCATCCTGATGACAGAGAATCAATGGTTGCAGTTTACAGTGGTTTTATGACTGGAGAAGCCCCGAACTATCGAGCAGAGTATCGCCTGCGTACCAGGGATGGTCAGTGGAAATGGATTCTTTCTGTCGGCAAAATTGTTGCCTGGAATGACTTCGGTGAACCCATGCGAGCGTTGGGAGTTTATATGGATATCGGCGATCGCAAACAGGCAGAAGCAGCCTTACAAGCCTCAGAGTCAAAACTACGGACTCTAATTGAGGCAATTCCCGATCCATTATTTGTACTGTCTGCTGAAGGGCGACTCCTTGAAATAATCGTACAGGAACCAAATCTGCTATGGCAACCCTATGAGGAGATGATTGGTCAAACCATGCATCAAATCGGAAAGGAACAAGCTGATGAATTTCTAGGTTATATTCAGCAGGTGCTGAGAACCCAACAAACCCTCACGGTCGAGTACAGTGTGTTTCTAAATGGACGAGAAGCCTGGTTTTCGGCTCGCATTGCTCCAGTTGGCCACGACCAAGTGATTTGGCTGGCGCGAGATATCACGCTGCAAAAGCAAGCAGAAGCAGCCTCAATTTTAGAGGAGCGCAACCGCATGGCGCGTGAAATTCACGATACACTTGCTCAGGCGTTTACAGGTATTCTGGCTCAGGTGGGAGCGGCGAAACAGGTGCTAACGGATGATGTAGAAGCAACTGGGGCACACCTGGATCTGATCAGAGAATTGGCACGCACTGGACTGTCTGAAGCACGACGATCGGTCGTCGCGCTGCGTCCTCAGCTTCTAGAGGAGGGCAGTTTACAGATCGCTCTCCATCGTCTCATCGCTCAAATCAGAACTGCCGCAATGGATACCACTTTATACTATGAGATTGAGGGTGCAGTATATTCTCTACCGACTGAAGTTGAGAGTAACCTACTGCGGATGGGGCAGGAAGCATTAACCAATGCGATTAAACATGCTAATGCTGACGAAATTCGAGTTGAGCTAATCTACGATCGCGATCGATTCTGCTTGCGCGTGAAAGACAATGGACAGGGCTTTGGAGTTGGCAGTATTCCCTCCTCTGAGGGCTTTGGCTTACTCGGCATGAGCGAACGAGCAGAGCGCATCGGCGCACAACTCACCATTAAGAGTCAACCTGGACAGGGAACAGAAATGATTGTCACCGTTAATCGGGAGTAG
- a CDS encoding transposase: MAYSSDLTDAEWEVFEPLLLSILPTKKQTRPSNWTKREIFNEILYQLKNGCNWQDLPKDLPPYSTVY, from the coding sequence ATGGCTTATTCGAGCGACCTAACCGATGCAGAGTGGGAAGTCTTTGAACCCCTACTGCTTTCGATATTACCAACCAAGAAGCAGACCAGACCGAGTAATTGGACAAAGCGAGAGATCTTCAATGAAATCCTCTATCAATTGAAAAATGGATGCAATTGGCAAGACTTACCCAAAGACCTGCCGCCTTATTCCACTGTCTATTAG